ATTATatggaaaaacaaaatacatcGTGTTAAGATCATAAATTAAAACCAACAATATTGTACTAAGACGATAAAATCAcaacaaaaatatgaaagaaacaataaaaatatatgtgaaaaactgaaaattatatttatttaactaaaaaataatggaaaaagatCTCGAGCGGTGATTTTAAGCCTAGATTATTCCTAAACCACcatttctaatggattaaaaaAATGGCAcggttagaatttttttaacataaaaaaatttcttataaccTTTTGgcataattataaaataaaacacaaagaaatgtatgatttgattatttgctagatttctaattaattatcggtttttaattgtataaattttgcaatgaaaattgatggtgcttaattatCATATGAAATGTTTCCTATTTGATTGATGATAATTGATTTCTCAATATGGATGTAAATTAATTCCGCAagaaatttaattgattcatAACGTGAGTCagatttaatattttgtggacataattttaatcacaatttgtCTACATGTCATAGTGGTTTAAATGTTGTATTGCATTAAAGGGATGCATGTTCAAATCCTTGTCAAGAtaaagttgtattttttttaataaaaagctgcaatataaaaatagaaggaaaaaaaaattagatttagGGTTTCCTTGTGTATACAAACTTATATAATAGAGATAAAGAGATTTATtcacttgttttttttataggtcAAATGCATTTAAGTTTCATTTTTTAACGGTTAAGTATTTATTCACATGAGATTGATCATCAAATTTATCATAATtaacattaaaattaataagttagtaactaaaaaatctatttattacttaaaaaacttaacTATTAGTAAGGCAAAACTTAAGAGATATctaaatatatttgatttattttataaacataaCATTTATTTTGAAACCGAAAGAAGTAGGAGTTGTTCACACACAATGaagatttggtaaaataatGCAATGATCATGATGACAAGATATTGATGTCATAGGTACGTATAAGAAAGTGGAGCCCATTAGCCCACTCCTAAAATGTCAAATGTGAGAACCAACCAATTAACTCAAATGCAAAAAcacttctttcttttcttttttatttttctgcgCGTACACCGCCACATTTCtatcacactatatatatatgtgtttaATTCGTGTCTCTAAAACCATATTCTATACTTTCTTATTCacattcattttcatttcttattcacattcacattcacatacatataaaaagagaagaacagcttagaagaagaagaagaaccttTTTTTACTTACTTGGATCTTTTTCAATGTCAGGAGGAATATCATACTCTGCTTTTATCACCCCTAGGTTGGTTCTCAACAAGTTTCTTGCTAAATCTCAACGTGAAGGGGTTGGAGCTATCGTTAGAAGAGGCATTGGAAGGTATTTTTATATAGCTGAATTATATATTCCGTACATCTGCGATGTATCCGTAATTTTGATAGCCTCATAAATAGTGTTAAAtagttttcttattttatatactattcttccatttttctattattatttatatgatatgataaataTATGATATGCATTTTTGTGTAACTTGAATTGAATGCATTCATTTGATATGATCTATTATATGTGATGTGATTCTCAGGAGCGAGTTGAGAAACTTGGATCCTTTTCTAATGTTGGATCACTTCTCAGGTACAATATAAAAATTGGTTTGTGTGTTTGAGACTAAGATCTTGTTTGTTTTATTGACTTCTTGTCTTGTCTTGTCTTGTGTGTTAAGATCTGTTTGGTTTGGTTGTTTGATTTTTCAGTGTCTCCTCCTGGAGGATTTCCTGATCATCCGCacagaggttttttttttcatttttatttgtttctattcttctttaatttattatttattttattatgttttatgtgctgtttttatataatatttgtttaatacttgtattttcattttcatatctCATTTGCAGGCTTTGAAACGGTCACATACATGCTAGAGGTATGTATCTATTGTTTATGTCTATCTCTCTAGCAATTATTACAATTCTAGTCAAAGGCATGTCGTCGATGTTTCTACAACGACAcatatgattatgtttaattaaaaattattatgagTGTTGACGTGTATATTATCGTGTATATGGCATAGCTTCATAGATGtctattgtctagatacattttattttaccTTCAACATTGATGTACTATGTATTATTGTTATATATTTGACTAAAATAATTTACTGATCTATTGGAATTTAGGGAGGTATGACTCACCAAGATTTTGCTGGCCACAAGGGTACAATAAGAGCTGGTGATGTTCAGGTAGGTAGTAGTTACTTACTAGTTACTAGTTACCAGCAACCAACAACACTAATTcatcattaacataaaaaataagattaattgGAATTGAATATATAGTTCTAAATAATCAATCTCTCTCTTTTTTGTGTGTGCAGTGGATGACTGCAGGCAGGGGAATAATTCACTCTGAAATGCCTGCAGAAGCAAACAACAATGGATTGCAATTATGGATCAATTTAAAATCCAATGACAAAATGTAATGTTCTATAATCATCATCATGAATTTTGATGCACCACCACACCACCACTATAATCATTTGTTTGACTTTTAAggttttatttttgatttaggATTGAGCCAAATTATCAAGAACTTCCAAGTGAGAACATACCATCAGG
This genomic interval from Trifolium pratense cultivar HEN17-A07 linkage group LG6, ARS_RC_1.1, whole genome shotgun sequence contains the following:
- the LOC123890787 gene encoding pirin-like protein 2, coding for MSGGISYSAFITPRLVLNKFLAKSQREGVGAIVRRGIGRSELRNLDPFLMLDHFSVSPPGGFPDHPHRGFETVTYMLEGGMTHQDFAGHKGTIRAGDVQWMTAGRGIIHSEMPAEANNNGLQLWINLKSNDKMIEPNYQELPSENIPSGEKDGVEVRVIAGESMGVNSPVYTRTPTMFLDFTMLPGTQLHQNIQESWNSFAYIMEGEGVFGSPNSSPIMSHHVIVFTQGDGLSVWNNSSKPLRFVLIGGQPLNEPVAQYGPFVMNTQSEIENTLEDYQNARNGFEMRLNWRSQ